The Antarcticibacterium flavum genome contains the following window.
TTCCTTCATATTTGGATCTTAGTCTCTTATAGATCCTTGTATATTCCATATTTTCCTTTACCGCATCTCCAAGGAAATTCCAACCGTGGATATCATCTACGTACCCGTTATTATCATCATCAATACCGTTGTTGGGAATTTCCTTACGGTTCACCCATACAACAGATTTTAGGTCCTCGTGGTCAATATCTACTCCACTGTCTATGACGGCCACAATCACCTTTTGACCTTTTTGATCCTTAATGATCTCGTCATATGCTTTTTGAACACTCATCCCTGGAATAGTGTCATTCACAAGGTCGGCTCCACCCCATCCCTGTAGCTGGACATCTGTGAGATCTGAGACCTTGAGGGGTATTTCGTCTATATTTTCAATAGGAGTGGAAACAATGGTAGGTGCTGTACTGGAACATCCTGCAAGGCTTATGGCAAGAGCAGATAGTACAAGGGGTTTAAGAAATGGTATTCTCATAGTTTTATATCAATTAAAAAGTTCATTAAAAGTGTAAACCTGGTCAAGGCGAACGCCTTTTTCAGTATGCTTTACGGTAATGATCTCATTATGAGCATCATGTTCGAGGATGAGATAATAACCCTTTGTAGCCGCTGTATCCAGGAACTTTTCCTTTTCACTTAGGGTTATCAAAGGTCTTGTATCATATCCCATAACGTATGGCAAAGGTATATGACCTGCAGTTGGTAACAAGTCTGCCATAAAAACGAAAGTTTTGTCCAGATGCTTAATATGCGGGATCATTTGTTTATCTGTATGCCCATCTGCAAAAAATACACCAAACCCAAAATGATCGGGCTCTACATACATCTGGTCTTTCTCTCTTTCAATAAAATGCAACCTCCCGCTTTGCTCCATAGGGATTATATTTTCTTTTAAAAAAGATGCTTTCTCCCGTGCATTGGGCTGTGTGGCCCAGAGCCAGTGTTCTTTATTGCTCCAAAATCTTGCATTTTTAAATGCAGGCTCATATCCTGTGCGTTCTTTATTCCATTTTATGCACCCGCCGCAATGGTCAAAATGAAGATGGGTCATAAAAATATCTGTTATATTATCCCGGTGAAAACCATGTTTTTTAAGGGACTTATCGATGGATTCATCACCCCAAAGGTTATAATACCCAAAGAACTTATCACTTTGCTTGTCCCCCATTCCTGTATCAATTAGGGTAAGGCGGTCGCCGTCTTCCAGCAGGAGGCAACGTGCTGCCATATCTATAAGGTTATTATCATCTGCGGGATTGGTACGATTCCATATCGTTTTTGGAACTACGCCAAACATGGCGCCGCCATCCAGTTTGAAATTGCCGGCCTCAATAGGATATATTTTCATGGTTACATTATAATTTAAATTGTTACTCCTATAGCTTATTGAAGGAAGGTCTCACTTCAATAAACCTGCTTTATTATGATCCCCTACCTTCTGTGAAACCCGATTGTAAGAGGGATAAAAAAGTCTTCTGCAAATTACTAAAAGTATTGGTCTTTTTTGATCCTCGAAAACTTCATTAAGCGCTAATCAATTATTTCTTCAAAATACTTATATTTCCGTTTTATGGTCATACAAATCTGTATAAAAAGTTAAAAATCACCTCTTTTTAAGGGTTTCATTTATTGTACAGGAGCAAGAATAATTAAAAACTTAACTTTGACAACCGGTCTAAACCTTCGGGGTCAAAATATAGTTATATGAACGAATTTCTCGAAATTTTATACCACGAATTCGAATTGCCGTTAAGTAATCCGGTCCTGGTATTTTCCCTCATCCTCCTTATCATTTTAATATCCCCAATACTGTTCAGGAGAATAAATATTCCCGGGATAATTGTTCTCATTATTTCGGGTATAATCATTGGCCCTTTTGGGGTTGGTTTACTTGAACAGAATGCCGCAATAGATCTTTTTTCTAAAATAGGTTTATTATACATTATGTTCATTGCCGGGCTAGAGCTGGATATGAACCAATTCAAGGTTAACAGGAACAAGAGTTTTACGTTTGGATTTTTCACTTTTATTTTACCGCTTGCAATAGGTTTCCCTGTATGTTTTTACCTGCTGGGA
Protein-coding sequences here:
- a CDS encoding MBL fold metallo-hydrolase; the encoded protein is MKIYPIEAGNFKLDGGAMFGVVPKTIWNRTNPADDNNLIDMAARCLLLEDGDRLTLIDTGMGDKQSDKFFGYYNLWGDESIDKSLKKHGFHRDNITDIFMTHLHFDHCGGCIKWNKERTGYEPAFKNARFWSNKEHWLWATQPNAREKASFLKENIIPMEQSGRLHFIEREKDQMYVEPDHFGFGVFFADGHTDKQMIPHIKHLDKTFVFMADLLPTAGHIPLPYVMGYDTRPLITLSEKEKFLDTAATKGYYLILEHDAHNEIITVKHTEKGVRLDQVYTFNELFN